The proteins below come from a single Parcubacteria group bacterium genomic window:
- the infC gene encoding translation initiation factor IF-3 yields MVRKGPITRINDQIRVPEVRVIRDSDNAQLGVIPTSQALELAHDEGLDLVEIAPQAKPPVCKIMDFGKFQYQKSRLERVNKTKQKKSEVKGIRLGVRTDTHDLEFKKAQAEKFLKKGAKVKVELTMRGREKAHQDLARANLKQFLHEIAIPYKIEQEIKRYPGGFNAIIAPDEE; encoded by the coding sequence GTGGTCAGAAAAGGACCGATCACGAGAATCAACGATCAGATCCGCGTACCGGAAGTGCGGGTTATTCGTGATTCTGATAATGCGCAATTGGGCGTCATCCCGACCAGCCAAGCCTTGGAGCTGGCACATGACGAAGGACTTGATCTCGTGGAAATCGCTCCTCAAGCCAAACCTCCGGTTTGCAAGATTATGGATTTTGGAAAATTTCAATACCAAAAATCTCGTTTGGAAAGAGTGAATAAGACCAAGCAGAAAAAATCCGAAGTGAAAGGCATCCGATTGGGAGTTCGTACCGATACGCACGATTTGGAATTTAAGAAAGCCCAAGCAGAAAAATTTTTGAAAAAAGGCGCTAAGGTGAAAGTAGAACTAACAATGCGTGGAAGAGAAAAGGCCCATCAAGATCTGGCTCGGGCCAATCTGAAACAGTTCCTCCATGAGATCGCGATCCCCTACAAGATCGAACAAGAGATCAAGCGCTATCCAGGAGGATTCAATGCTATTATCGCTCCGGACGAAGAATAG
- the ychF gene encoding redox-regulated ATPase YchF, with protein MSLKIGIVGLPNVGKSTLFKALTRTQVDISNYPFCTIEPNVGIVKVPDERLDKLAEMSKSAKIIPAIIEFVDIAGIVKGASTGEGLGNKFLSNIREVDAICQVVRVFDNSSIIHVNNKIDPESDIETINTELILADLETIGKVKIRLEKEMRGNKKGAAEQLDVLNKIRENLEAGKTANSTSLDLEEENTKIIVRELSLLTMKPFLYIFNVADVETKLSENLEKLPHVKLDIKIEEELIEMTKAEAEELSVRSNLDELIVRAYELLGLITFLTTGKDETRAWTIKKGWTAPLAGTAIHNDFKDKFIRAEVINWQKLLDAETWSKAKELGTLRLEGKEYVVADGDVIEFKI; from the coding sequence ATGTCACTAAAAATCGGGATTGTCGGACTGCCAAATGTGGGAAAATCAACCCTTTTTAAAGCCTTAACCAGGACACAGGTAGATATCAGCAACTACCCTTTTTGCACGATCGAACCCAATGTGGGAATCGTAAAAGTGCCAGATGAACGCCTTGATAAGCTGGCTGAAATGTCAAAGTCGGCCAAAATCATTCCAGCCATCATTGAATTTGTCGACATTGCCGGCATCGTGAAAGGCGCCTCGACTGGGGAAGGCTTGGGTAACAAATTCCTTTCCAATATCCGCGAGGTTGACGCCATCTGCCAAGTCGTTCGAGTATTTGATAATTCTAGCATCATTCACGTTAATAATAAAATCGATCCAGAAAGTGACATTGAAACGATCAACACTGAACTAATTTTGGCTGATCTAGAAACTATTGGCAAAGTGAAAATTCGCCTTGAAAAAGAAATGCGTGGCAATAAAAAGGGCGCTGCTGAACAACTGGACGTACTGAATAAAATTAGGGAAAATCTTGAAGCAGGAAAAACGGCCAACTCTACCAGCCTAGATCTTGAAGAAGAAAACACAAAAATCATCGTGCGCGAACTGTCCCTACTCACGATGAAACCGTTTTTATACATTTTCAATGTCGCTGACGTCGAAACTAAATTATCGGAAAATCTGGAAAAATTACCGCATGTCAAATTGGATATAAAAATCGAAGAAGAATTGATCGAGATGACGAAAGCGGAAGCCGAGGAACTGAGCGTGCGATCAAATCTAGATGAACTCATCGTACGCGCCTATGAACTTTTGGGGCTCATCACCTTTCTCACTACCGGCAAAGATGAAACGCGCGCCTGGACAATCAAAAAGGGCTGGACCGCACCGCTGGCCGGCACCGCCATCCACAATGATTTCAAAGATAAATTCATCCGCGCCGAAGTGATCAACTGGCAAAAACTCCTGGACGCCGAAACCTGGTCAAAAGCCAAAGAACTCGGAACACTCCGCTTGGAAGGCAAGGAATATGTCGTTGCCGATGGGGATGTGATTGAGTTTAAGATTTAA
- a CDS encoding nucleotidyl transferase AbiEii/AbiGii toxin family protein, protein MDKLVSSGIVKDFYLAGGTALAIQLGQRESIDLDWFTEKEFSLGKLKGQLADTGNFEVVSEAPGTLHGILDGVKITFLYYNYSPLFPFIAFEDAKLADERDIAAMKVDAISSRGSKKDFIDLYFLLKKYSLEEIIGFFEKRYANIHYNKMHILKSLVYFEDAQNEASPVMLQRADWEEIKKVIQKEVNRLVGI, encoded by the coding sequence TTGGACAAACTAGTCTCATCCGGCATCGTCAAAGATTTTTATCTGGCTGGCGGAACAGCCTTGGCAATTCAACTTGGCCAACGTGAGTCGATTGATTTGGATTGGTTTACGGAAAAAGAGTTTAGTTTGGGAAAATTAAAAGGCCAGTTGGCAGATACTGGTAATTTTGAAGTGGTTAGCGAAGCCCCAGGAACTTTGCATGGAATTTTGGATGGGGTGAAAATAACATTTTTATATTATAATTATTCGCCACTATTTCCCTTTATTGCTTTTGAGGATGCAAAACTGGCGGATGAGCGGGATATCGCGGCGATGAAAGTTGATGCTATCTCGTCACGAGGAAGCAAAAAAGATTTTATTGATCTGTATTTTTTATTGAAAAAATATTCTTTGGAAGAAATTATCGGATTTTTTGAAAAAAGATACGCCAATATCCACTACAATAAGATGCATATTTTGAAAAGTCTTGTCTATTTTGAGGACGCACAAAATGAAGCATCTCCTGTGATGCTCCAAAGGGCGGATTGGGAAGAAATAAAAAAAGTGATTCAAAAAGAAGTCAATCGGTTGGTGGGGATTTAA
- a CDS encoding ribonuclease J, producing the protein MFKKTTNVSPAGLARPNSFAIPKNLDGLARLKPKPNRSPMPMTTNSGSSKESLRIIPLGGNEEVGRNMTVFEYGGDIVILDMGLQFPEEDMPGIDYIIPNISYLKGKEKNIRGVVLSHGHLDHIGAAPILLRQLGYPPIIGRDMTLAMVKKKLEDFEKGSAQNLKTIRVKSVTDKVSLGKFTIEFFEIEHSIMDAVGVILKTPDGTVIHPGDWTMEKTPEGGKLLTYDHLSKLPSPRILMLESLGAIVTNPSRTTEEEMYYNLEKLIREATGKIIIGTFSSQIRRIGHILEYAEKVGKKVALDGYSMKMNVEIAKELGYIKMHKETLITVNDLHKYPENKVVIICTGAQGEGNAVLSRIITDNHRFIKIKKNDTVIFSSSVIPGNERTVQRLKDNLYRKCDNVIHSDVMDVHTSGHCSAQDIQEMLRQVRPDFFLPVYANHYMLKEAEKLAVRIGFRKENIFVLDNGNVLEVQKGKAKVLPKKVDTSYVMVDGLGVGDVGQVVIRDRQVLSADGMFVITVILDSKKKEIVGNIQITSRGFIYVKDNFDLINETKRRVQKAIKDTTSKKTSPEKKFIEDNIREVVGLYLFQQTQRRPMVLPVIIEV; encoded by the coding sequence ATGTTTAAGAAAACAACCAATGTATCGCCAGCTGGTTTGGCACGTCCAAACAGTTTTGCGATACCCAAAAACCTCGACGGTTTAGCGAGGCTAAAACCAAAACCAAATCGCAGCCCGATGCCGATGACAACAAATTCGGGAAGTTCTAAGGAGAGTTTGCGCATCATTCCCTTGGGCGGTAATGAGGAAGTTGGGCGCAACATGACTGTGTTTGAATATGGCGGAGATATCGTCATCCTTGACATGGGTCTGCAATTTCCGGAAGAAGATATGCCGGGAATTGATTACATCATTCCCAATATCAGCTATCTCAAAGGTAAAGAAAAAAATATCCGTGGTGTCGTTTTGAGCCATGGCCATTTGGATCATATCGGTGCGGCGCCGATCCTTCTGCGCCAACTGGGCTATCCGCCAATCATCGGTCGCGACATGACGCTCGCTATGGTCAAGAAAAAATTGGAAGACTTTGAAAAAGGTTCTGCTCAAAATCTGAAAACCATCCGCGTCAAATCAGTCACGGATAAAGTATCCTTAGGAAAGTTTACTATCGAATTTTTTGAGATCGAACATTCCATCATGGACGCCGTCGGCGTGATTCTCAAAACCCCGGACGGAACCGTGATTCATCCCGGCGACTGGACGATGGAAAAAACGCCCGAGGGCGGAAAGCTTTTGACCTATGATCATTTGTCGAAATTGCCCAGCCCTAGAATTTTGATGCTGGAAAGCCTCGGCGCAATCGTTACCAATCCATCCCGTACGACCGAAGAGGAAATGTACTATAACTTGGAAAAACTGATCCGCGAAGCGACCGGCAAGATTATCATTGGTACCTTTTCTTCCCAGATCAGGCGCATCGGCCACATTTTGGAATATGCCGAAAAAGTCGGCAAGAAAGTAGCCCTGGATGGCTATAGCATGAAAATGAATGTGGAGATTGCTAAAGAACTGGGGTACATCAAGATGCACAAAGAAACCCTGATTACCGTCAACGACTTGCACAAATACCCGGAAAACAAAGTAGTGATCATCTGTACCGGTGCGCAAGGCGAGGGGAATGCTGTGCTTTCACGCATCATCACGGACAATCATCGCTTCATCAAAATCAAGAAAAACGATACAGTCATCTTTTCTTCCTCGGTCATTCCGGGCAACGAACGGACGGTCCAACGTTTGAAAGATAATCTTTATCGCAAATGCGACAATGTCATCCACTCGGATGTGATGGATGTCCACACTAGTGGTCATTGTAGCGCACAAGATATCCAAGAGATGCTCAGGCAAGTGCGCCCAGATTTTTTCTTGCCGGTCTATGCTAATCACTATATGCTCAAAGAAGCGGAAAAACTGGCAGTGCGGATCGGATTTCGCAAAGAAAATATTTTTGTGCTGGACAACGGCAACGTTTTGGAAGTGCAAAAAGGTAAAGCCAAAGTCTTGCCGAAAAAAGTTGACACGAGCTATGTGATGGTGGATGGACTGGGTGTCGGCGACGTGGGACAAGTGGTCATTCGTGACCGTCAAGTGCTCAGCGCTGATGGAATGTTTGTCATCACAGTCATTCTTGACAGCAAGAAAAAAGAAATTGTCGGTAACATTCAAATCACTTCTCGCGGATTCATCTATGTCAAAGATAACTTTGACCTGATCAATGAAACAAAGCGGCGCGTGCAAAAAGCGATCAAGGATACGACCTCCAAAAAAACTTCACCAGAAAAGAAATTCATCGAAGACAACATCCGCGAAGTCGTCGGACTCTATCTCTTCCAACAGACGCAAAGACGCCCAATGGTTTTGCCGGTGATTATTGAAGTTTAA
- a CDS encoding 30S ribosomal protein S6: MRYELFYLVGVSKEVDLDKIKAEVDEIVTSHAGVFEEKMTQEKRKMAYKIKKDTHGIYVAKRFSTEEPANVPEIINKLNLHPGVLRFIISDASELPELKTKEERIEQEEKRGEVEKMREAKKEAEELEKNPVKKEEVAPAAPKTPEEVTQKAEDAEALDKKLDEILNS; this comes from the coding sequence ATGCGTTACGAACTGTTCTATCTCGTCGGTGTTTCGAAAGAAGTCGACTTGGATAAAATCAAGGCTGAGGTAGACGAAATTGTCACCAGCCACGCGGGTGTTTTTGAAGAAAAGATGACCCAGGAAAAAAGAAAGATGGCTTATAAGATCAAAAAGGACACTCATGGCATTTATGTAGCCAAGCGGTTTTCCACTGAAGAACCGGCTAACGTCCCGGAAATCATCAACAAGCTCAATCTCCACCCGGGAGTTTTGCGTTTCATCATCAGCGATGCATCGGAACTGCCAGAACTGAAAACGAAAGAAGAGCGCATCGAGCAAGAAGAAAAAAGAGGTGAAGTAGAAAAAATGCGCGAGGCGAAAAAAGAAGCGGAAGAGCTAGAAAAAAATCCGGTCAAAAAAGAAGAAGTAGCCCCAGCCGCTCCAAAGACCCCAGAAGAAGTCACCCAAAAAGCCGAAGACGCCGAGGCGTTGGATAAAAAACTGGACGAAATTCTCAACAGCTAG
- a CDS encoding Bro-N domain-containing protein yields MLDSENQNNQIAIFRGKSIRKTLHQKEWWFSIVDVVAVLTDSPTPRQYWGKVKRREFIDLQLSPIWVQLKLEATDGKKYETDCANTEGMFRIVQSIPSPKAEPLKRWLAKVGYERIQEIENPELATKRTKLLYKLKGYPEDWIEKRMRGIAVREELTDEWQKRGAKEQRDYEILTAEISKATFGITPAEYKKVKGLKWENLRDHMDDFELILTMLGERTTTEIHRTKDSQGLPRLKDDARVGGQIAGTARKQIERKLKRPIVSKNNFLKNKDTKKLSGK; encoded by the coding sequence GTGTTGGACAGCGAAAATCAAAATAATCAAATCGCCATATTTAGAGGCAAGTCAATTCGAAAAACGCTGCATCAGAAAGAGTGGTGGTTTTCGATTGTTGATGTGGTTGCTGTACTAACAGATAGCCCCACCCCAAGGCAATATTGGGGTAAGGTAAAACGGCGCGAGTTTATTGATCTTCAGTTGTCCCCAATTTGGGTACAACTGAAATTGGAGGCGACAGATGGGAAAAAATATGAAACTGATTGCGCCAATACTGAGGGAATGTTTCGTATTGTTCAATCAATTCCTTCGCCCAAAGCTGAGCCACTAAAACGTTGGTTGGCGAAAGTGGGCTATGAGCGAATACAAGAAATTGAAAATCCTGAACTGGCGACTAAAAGAACGAAACTGCTCTATAAGCTCAAAGGCTATCCCGAAGATTGGATTGAAAAACGGATGCGCGGTATTGCTGTTCGCGAAGAACTAACCGATGAATGGCAAAAACGTGGAGCAAAAGAGCAGCGGGATTATGAAATTTTGACTGCAGAAATTTCCAAGGCTACTTTTGGTATAACGCCAGCGGAATATAAAAAGGTGAAAGGGTTGAAGTGGGAAAATCTGCGTGATCACATGGATGATTTCGAGCTCATACTCACGATGCTCGGAGAAAGAACAACGACGGAAATTCATCGCACAAAAGATTCCCAGGGCTTGCCGAGACTGAAAGATGACGCGCGAGTCGGTGGACAAATTGCTGGAACGGCCAGAAAGCAAATTGAAAGGAAATTGAAACGGCCGATTGTTTCGAAGAATAATTTTTTGAAAAATAAAGATACTAAAAAACTAAGCGGTAAATAA
- the rplT gene encoding 50S ribosomal protein L20 yields the protein MTRVKRGMAASKRRKNLLEDAKGFKWRRSTNYRAAKEAVIKAGSYAFRDRRAKKRVMRKLWITRLNIALRELGFKYSQFIKIMADKKIELDRKVLSQMAVTEPKVFAKLIESVK from the coding sequence ATGACTAGAGTAAAACGCGGAATGGCCGCCTCAAAAAGAAGAAAGAATCTCTTGGAAGACGCCAAAGGTTTCAAATGGAGAAGAAGTACTAATTATCGCGCCGCCAAAGAAGCTGTGATCAAAGCGGGCTCTTATGCTTTCCGCGATCGCCGAGCGAAAAAGCGCGTGATGCGAAAATTGTGGATCACAAGGCTCAATATTGCTCTTCGCGAATTGGGATTCAAATACAGCCAATTTATTAAAATTATGGCTGACAAAAAAATTGAGCTAGATCGCAAAGTGCTTTCTCAGATGGCCGTAACTGAACCGAAAGTTTTTGCTAAGTTGATCGAGTCGGTGAAATAG
- the efp gene encoding elongation factor P has translation MIGISDIKTGKNIILNGMPFAVLYHEHSKTGRAGSVLRTRLKNLTTGAVLEKTFQGAEHVEEATITKSKAQFLYKENTDYCFMDNESYEQFSLSTETLGDNVDYLTEGTEVMFLNFEGNAINIELPVKMKLKVTEAPPGIKGNTVSTGGKMVTLETGKKISTPLFVEAGDEIIVNTEKGEYVSRA, from the coding sequence ATGATTGGAATTTCAGATATCAAGACTGGGAAAAATATCATCTTGAATGGGATGCCATTTGCCGTGCTTTACCACGAACACTCCAAGACCGGACGCGCGGGATCAGTGCTGCGCACGCGCCTCAAGAACCTGACGACCGGAGCGGTCCTCGAAAAAACCTTTCAAGGTGCCGAACATGTGGAAGAAGCGACGATCACCAAATCCAAAGCCCAGTTTCTCTACAAAGAAAACACCGATTATTGTTTTATGGATAACGAATCCTACGAACAATTCTCGCTTTCCACGGAAACACTGGGAGATAATGTGGATTACTTGACCGAAGGAACGGAAGTGATGTTTCTCAATTTTGAAGGTAACGCAATCAACATCGAACTGCCGGTCAAGATGAAACTGAAAGTGACTGAAGCGCCACCAGGCATCAAAGGCAATACCGTTTCCACTGGAGGCAAAATGGTCACCCTAGAAACCGGTAAAAAAATCTCCACTCCTCTTTTCGTTGAAGCTGGAGATGAAATTATCGTCAACACGGAAAAGGGTGAATATGTCAGTCGAGCGTAA
- the rpsR gene encoding 30S ribosomal protein S18, translated as MYNNRNSNEISVPEKKLCHFCQNRIEKIDFKDAYFIRRFMNSQGKIYPPKRHGTCTKHQRVLTNAIKKARVMALVPFVAR; from the coding sequence ATGTATAACAATCGCAACAGCAACGAAATCAGCGTGCCGGAGAAAAAACTCTGCCACTTCTGCCAGAATCGGATCGAAAAGATCGATTTCAAGGATGCCTATTTCATCCGCCGTTTTATGAATTCTCAAGGCAAGATTTATCCACCAAAGCGTCATGGAACCTGCACCAAACACCAAAGAGTGCTCACGAACGCGATCAAAAAAGCCCGCGTCATGGCGCTGGTGCCTTTTGTGGCAAGATAG
- the smpB gene encoding SsrA-binding protein SmpB — protein MGVLAINKRANFDYSLLDQYEAGLVLSGQEVKSARSGQVSLKESFVTLKGTELYLTNAYIAPYKQAGLKQVNDPTRARKLLLRKSEIRQLIGKVRTEGLTLVPLRLYTKKRLLKLSFAVGKGKKKFDKREDLAKKEAKRNIDRALKNS, from the coding sequence ATGGGCGTACTTGCAATCAACAAAAGAGCCAATTTTGACTATTCCCTCCTGGATCAGTATGAGGCTGGTTTGGTTTTGAGCGGACAGGAGGTCAAATCGGCCCGATCAGGCCAAGTCAGTCTGAAAGAAAGCTTTGTGACGCTCAAAGGCACGGAATTATACCTTACTAACGCCTACATTGCACCATATAAGCAAGCGGGGCTAAAACAGGTCAATGATCCGACCCGCGCGAGAAAACTGCTCCTGCGAAAGTCAGAAATCCGCCAATTGATTGGAAAAGTCCGCACAGAAGGCTTGACATTAGTGCCACTTAGGTTGTATACTAAGAAACGACTATTGAAGTTATCTTTTGCCGTGGGAAAAGGCAAAAAGAAGTTCGATAAGCGCGAGGATTTAGCCAAAAAAGAGGCCAAACGGAATATTGATAGGGCGCTCAAGAATTCTTAA
- a CDS encoding 50S ribosomal protein L35, with protein sequence MPKLKTKKALAKKIKITKNKKVIRRSTGQNHYNSKENGKVGREKKGDKRLFKADEKNVLKRMHC encoded by the coding sequence ATGCCAAAGCTAAAAACGAAAAAAGCGCTTGCCAAGAAGATCAAGATAACGAAAAACAAAAAGGTGATCCGCCGATCAACTGGACAAAACCACTATAACTCGAAAGAAAACGGCAAGGTCGGACGAGAGAAAAAGGGCGACAAAAGACTCTTCAAAGCTGATGAGAAAAATGTCCTAAAGAGAATGCACTGTTAA
- the trpS gene encoding tryptophan--tRNA ligase — protein sequence MKKRIFSGIQPSGNLHIGNYLGAIQNWVKLQEEYDSIFCVVDMHAITVPQDPETLRRRTIEIAKIYLAAGIDPGKCSIFIQSHVSEHAELSWILNTITQNGDLNKMTQFKDKTGFDEDVFVEAMMEKSKEDIITNLENNGFVIDRAVKADKILELANFLHKTAILSTVDVYKKFIRETFNKSSVGLFDYPVLMAADILLYDTQAVPVGKDQKQHIELARTLAQRFNHKFGETFVVPEAYTNKESENIMGLDDPTKKMSKSAKSEYNYIALSDDADTVKRKIKKAVTDSGSEIIYSDDKPALKNLINIYALLDNKKPQEVAELFVGKKYSDFKTELAEVIIKFLEPFQRRMAELSDEKVLKILEDGAKKVRPLAKKKLDEVKKKVGFIL from the coding sequence ATGAAAAAACGCATATTTTCTGGCATTCAGCCATCGGGGAATCTTCACATTGGAAACTATCTCGGCGCAATCCAGAATTGGGTCAAGTTACAAGAGGAGTATGATTCGATTTTTTGTGTCGTGGATATGCACGCCATCACGGTTCCGCAAGATCCGGAAACGCTACGTCGTCGCACAATTGAAATCGCCAAGATTTATTTGGCAGCGGGGATAGACCCAGGGAAATGTTCAATTTTTATCCAATCGCACGTTTCGGAGCATGCGGAGCTGAGTTGGATTTTAAATACGATTACCCAGAATGGTGATCTGAATAAAATGACTCAATTCAAAGATAAGACTGGTTTTGACGAAGATGTTTTTGTTGAAGCAATGATGGAAAAATCAAAGGAAGATATAATAACGAATTTAGAAAACAATGGGTTCGTAATCGATAGAGCGGTTAAAGCAGATAAGATTCTTGAACTTGCAAATTTTTTGCATAAAACAGCCATACTTTCAACCGTTGATGTATATAAAAAATTTATCAGAGAAACATTTAATAAATCTTCGGTTGGTCTTTTTGATTACCCAGTTTTAATGGCGGCTGATATTTTGCTCTATGATACCCAGGCGGTGCCTGTCGGCAAAGACCAAAAGCAACACATCGAACTAGCGCGGACTTTAGCACAAAGATTTAATCATAAATTTGGCGAGACATTTGTGGTGCCAGAGGCGTACACAAACAAAGAAAGTGAAAATATCATGGGTCTTGATGATCCAACCAAGAAAATGTCTAAATCGGCCAAATCGGAATATAACTACATCGCACTTAGCGATGACGCGGATACAGTGAAGAGAAAAATCAAAAAAGCGGTGACGGACAGCGGCAGTGAAATTATTTATTCTGACGATAAACCGGCGCTCAAAAATTTGATCAATATTTATGCTCTTTTGGACAATAAAAAACCCCAAGAAGTGGCGGAGCTTTTTGTGGGTAAAAAGTATTCTGACTTCAAAACAGAACTCGCAGAAGTAATTATCAAATTCCTCGAACCGTTCCAAAGACGGATGGCGGAATTGTCTGACGAAAAAGTGCTAAAGATCCTCGAAGACGGCGCCAAAAAAGTCCGACCATTGGCGAAGAAGAAGTTGGATGAGGTGAAGAAAAAAGTGGGGTTTATCCTTTAA
- a CDS encoding undecaprenyl-diphosphate phosphatase, which translates to MTIIHAIIFGIIQGLGEFLPISSSAHLVIFPWLFNFPDPGLAFDVALHFGTLIAVVLFFWKDWLKIIALAFGFSKKLKLTSVINYPKNTFWLLVIATIPGALIGYLLEKQAETIFRSPLLIAGTLVLAGLVLYWVDKMGKKNQNFDKVTPKNALLIGLSQAVAIIPGISRSGATISTALALGLDRTSAARFSFLMSAPIIFGATILKFSDLIADFSFVQFIAILFSALSGFLAIAWMLKFIERVSYKIFFWYRLAFAVVIVLIFFWR; encoded by the coding sequence ATGACCATCATCCACGCAATAATTTTCGGCATCATTCAGGGCTTGGGAGAATTTTTGCCCATCTCCTCTTCTGCTCACCTAGTAATCTTTCCTTGGCTGTTCAATTTTCCAGATCCGGGACTGGCTTTTGATGTCGCGTTGCATTTTGGCACATTAATCGCTGTCGTATTATTTTTCTGGAAAGATTGGCTGAAAATTATTGCCCTCGCTTTTGGTTTTTCGAAAAAATTAAAATTAACTTCAGTCATAAATTATCCCAAAAATACGTTTTGGCTTTTGGTGATCGCCACAATTCCGGGAGCGCTTATTGGGTATCTTCTCGAAAAACAAGCGGAAACAATTTTCCGCTCTCCGCTCCTCATCGCCGGTACACTAGTTCTGGCCGGATTAGTTTTGTATTGGGTTGATAAAATGGGCAAGAAAAATCAGAACTTTGATAAAGTCACTCCCAAAAATGCACTCCTAATCGGGCTTTCCCAAGCCGTCGCGATTATTCCCGGCATTTCTCGTTCCGGTGCAACAATTTCAACGGCTCTCGCTTTGGGCCTTGATCGTACGAGCGCCGCGCGTTTTTCATTCCTGATGTCTGCGCCAATTATTTTTGGCGCGACGATTTTAAAATTTTCCGATCTCATTGCTGATTTCAGTTTTGTCCAATTTATTGCTATCCTCTTTTCCGCCCTCTCCGGTTTTCTCGCTATCGCCTGGATGTTAAAATTCATCGAACGCGTAAGCTACAAAATCTTTTTCTGGTACCGTTTGGCTTTTGCGGTGGTTATTGTTTTGATTTTTTTCTGGCGCTAA
- a CDS encoding HAD-IB family phosphatase — protein MIKEICKKMHKKKIAIFDIDGTIFRKNLAFELLNELSWMKIFPKTVRSELMTLYGHWLDNEGTYEAYRVKLVDLYEKNLKGKSQEDIIKAAKVVADFNAKRTYIFAKKIIEEMRHDHVMLMISGSPIEIVKEYAEILQFDAYYGSVYEIDKNKLYTGKTVFEPTHDKGSVVKQFVAENDISLVGSFGIGDTQSDASFLELVDAPIAFNPDLNLRQIAQKKGWKIMVEKKDVLYEINNKN, from the coding sequence ATGATCAAAGAAATCTGCAAAAAAATGCATAAGAAAAAAATTGCTATTTTTGATATTGATGGTACGATTTTTCGTAAAAATTTAGCTTTTGAACTTTTGAACGAATTGTCTTGGATGAAGATATTTCCCAAAACTGTCCGTAGTGAACTAATGACTCTCTATGGCCACTGGCTGGACAACGAGGGGACCTATGAGGCGTATCGCGTGAAACTAGTGGATTTATATGAAAAAAATCTAAAAGGCAAGAGTCAGGAGGATATCATCAAGGCGGCAAAGGTAGTGGCTGATTTCAATGCCAAGCGGACCTACATCTTTGCTAAAAAAATTATTGAAGAGATGCGCCATGACCACGTGATGCTCATGATTTCCGGTTCACCGATCGAGATCGTGAAAGAATATGCCGAAATTCTCCAATTTGATGCTTACTATGGCAGTGTCTATGAAATCGACAAAAATAAGCTTTATACGGGGAAAACTGTCTTTGAGCCGACGCATGACAAGGGTTCAGTCGTGAAGCAGTTTGTGGCAGAAAATGATATCTCGCTGGTCGGATCTTTTGGGATTGGTGATACGCAATCTGACGCATCATTTTTGGAACTGGTCGATGCGCCGATCGCTTTCAATCCCGATTTGAATCTGCGCCAGATCGCTCAAAAGAAAGGCTGGAAAATTATGGTGGAGAAAAAAGACGTGCTCTATGAGATTAATAATAAAAATTAA
- the ssb gene encoding single-stranded DNA-binding protein, which translates to MNINKVILVGRLTRDPEVRTTTTGQTVTSISIATNRFWKDKNGQKQDQTEFHNVVLWGKLGEIAGQYLTKGQEAYFEGRMSTRKYTGKDGTERRTTEVVAENMQLGSRAGQGGGQAAGTYNKPIAAPAQAQSPQAPSSEEIPTINLDEEEDEVRIEDVPF; encoded by the coding sequence ATGAACATCAACAAAGTGATCCTCGTCGGAAGATTGACTCGGGATCCCGAAGTAAGAACTACAACTACCGGACAAACTGTCACTTCCATCTCAATTGCTACTAACCGCTTCTGGAAAGACAAGAACGGACAAAAGCAAGACCAGACAGAATTCCACAATGTCGTACTTTGGGGCAAGCTCGGTGAAATTGCCGGACAATATCTGACAAAAGGACAAGAAGCCTATTTCGAAGGTAGAATGTCCACAAGGAAATATACTGGAAAAGATGGCACTGAACGACGCACAACCGAAGTAGTCGCCGAGAATATGCAACTGGGATCGCGCGCCGGACAAGGTGGCGGACAAGCAGCGGGAACTTACAACAAACCGATTGCTGCTCCAGCGCAAGCTCAAAGTCCACAAGCACCATCTTCAGAAGAAATCCCCACGATAAATCTTGATGAAGAGGAAGACGAGGTGAGAATTGAGGACGTACCATTTTAG